From Streptomyces sp. CMB-StM0423, a single genomic window includes:
- a CDS encoding helix-turn-helix domain-containing protein has translation MRSHASGNTARQAPPVGLALLSDREREVLLLLADGPTNRRLASQLGVAERTVRAHLTNICRKLNVESRVQAALVADRHRRALLPAGAGPDRVAPRGNGRGRRVRE, from the coding sequence GTGAGGTCTCACGCTTCGGGCAACACGGCGCGGCAGGCTCCCCCGGTCGGTCTCGCGCTGCTCTCCGACCGGGAACGCGAGGTGCTCCTCCTGCTCGCCGACGGCCCGACCAATCGCCGGCTGGCGTCGCAACTGGGGGTGGCGGAGCGCACGGTCCGCGCCCACCTGACGAACATCTGCCGCAAGCTGAACGTGGAGTCCCGCGTCCAGGCAGCCCTGGTCGCCGACCGCCACCGCCGCGCCCTGCTGCCGGCCGGGGCGGGTCCGGACCGGGTTGCCCCAAGAGGCAATGGCCGGGGGCGCCGCGTTCGTGAATGA